In Nicotiana tabacum cultivar K326 chromosome 21, ASM71507v2, whole genome shotgun sequence, one DNA window encodes the following:
- the LOC107774870 gene encoding uncharacterized protein LOC107774870 — MSAAAAILCGKRSNYFFEDFQSSPSSSSSPPIPKRIRYFSSSFSPARSNCDSDHSFSAVNIFSDSSVSSSSALDHLLTLFPDMDKQLVERALEECGDDLDSAIKSLNELRLGSGENPRSVAGSSGATQESGSQFFTQGTATTNGDTTPAEDLSAAEVVHMDSTEWVELFVREMMSASNIDDAKARASRALEVLEKSICARATEATACSFQQENIMLKQQFEALIQENAVLKRAVAIQHERQKEFEDRGHELNQLKQSVAQYQEQLRTLEVNNYALSMHLKQAQQSNSIPGRFNPDIF; from the exons atgtctgctgctgctgctatATTGTGCGGGAAGAGATCGAACTATTTTTTTGAGGATTTTCAGTCTTCGCCGTCGTCGTCGTCTTCGCCGCCGATTCCGAAGAGAATTCGCTATTTTTCTTCGTCTTTTTCTCCGGCGAGGTCAAATTGTGATTCCGATCATTCATTTTCTGCTGTTAATATTTTCTCCGATTCTTCGGTTTCATCGTCGTCGGCACTCGATCATCTTCTCACGCTCTTTCCTGATATGGACAAACAG TTGGTTGAGAGAGCACTTGAAGAATGCGGTGATGATCTAGATTCTGCTATCAAAAGCCTAAATGAGCTTCGCTTGGGATCTGGTGAGAATCCAAGGTCTGTGGCAGGAAGCTCTGGTGCTACCCAGGAGTCCGGCAGCCAGTTTTTTACTCAAG GTACAGCTACAACTAATGGTGACACCACACCTGCAGAGGATTTATCTGCTGCAGAAGTAGTGCATATGGACAGTACAGAATGGGTGGAACTCTTCGTCAGAGAGATGATGAGTGCGTCAAATATAGATGATGCTAAAGCCCGTGCCTCACGAGCTCTTGAGGTGTTGGAGAAGTCCATATGTGCCCGTGCAACAGAGGCAACAGCTTGCAGTTTCCAGCAG GAGAACATAATGCTGAAGCAACAGTTTGAAGCTCTTATACAAGAGAATGCTGTTTTAAAGCGAGCAGTTGCCATCCAGCATGAGCGTCAGAAGGAGTTCGAGGATAGAGGGCACGAGTTGAATCAGCTGAAGCAGTCGGTGGCTCAGTACCAGGAGCAGCTTAGAACCCTTGAG GTTAATAACTATGCTCTCTCGATGCACCTCAAGCAAGCTCAACAAAGCAACTCTATTCCCGGGCGTTTCAACCCTGATATCTTTTAG
- the LOC107774876 gene encoding calmodulin-like protein 3 yields the protein MSTVLSILFLAILFIIGLIITLLNFPKEKFQTWIQSISLKSPPLHEKSISTTCSTSRSMDEKKMKNSSIKSTSSNNYKLELRSIFATFDKNNDGYITKQELKLSLKNIGIFIEDKDIVDMVEKVDSNNDGLIDLDEFYQLCHTFLGTETVNEGEMNEEEEEANREKDLKDAFDVFDYDKDGLISEEELSKILSSLGLRQGKKLDYCKEMIRKVDVDGDGMVNFDEFKKMIKGCGTLVPIS from the coding sequence ATGTCGACAGTACTAAGCATTCTTTTCTTAGCAATTCTCTTCATTATTGGACTTATCATAACtcttttaaatttcccaaaagAAAAGTTCCAAACATGGATTCAATCAATCTCTCTAAAATCTCCACCTCTCCATGAGAAGAGCATAAGTACAACATGTTCAACCTCAAGAAGTATGGATGAAAAGAAGATGAAAAACAGCAGCATCAAAAGCACAAGCTCTAACAATTACAAGCTTGAATTGAGAAGTATTTTTGCAACTTTTGACAAGAATAATGATGGTTACATAACCAAGCAAGAATTGAAGTTATCTCTAAAGAATATTGGGATTTTCATTGAGGATAAAGATATTGTTGatatggttgagaaagttgattcCAACAATGATGGTTTAATTGATCTTGATGAGTTCTATCAACTTTGCCACACTTTCTTGGGAACAGAGACAGTGAATGAAGGAGAAatgaatgaagaagaagaagaagcaaacagAGAGAAAGATCTTAAGGATGCTTTTGATGTGTTTGATTATGATAAAGATGGATTAATATCAGAAGAAGAATTGAGTAAGATTCTTTCATCTTTAGGGTTGAGACAAGGGAAGAAGTTGGATTATTGTAAGGAGATGATAAGGAAAGTTGATGTGGATGGAGATGGAATGGTGAATTTTGATGAGTTCAAAAAGATGATCAAAGGTTGTGGAACTCTTGTTCCAATTTCTTGA